One part of the Pieris napi chromosome 4, ilPieNapi1.2, whole genome shotgun sequence genome encodes these proteins:
- the LOC125049047 gene encoding perilipin-4 isoform X25, whose amino-acid sequence MFSGIADKNLGAFRSIGEKTASLFERKKKDAEQLAQEKAAEAAHVVEEQVKKTGELIAGAEKSANDAANSASETKQSAIDALDKELSKVSLAAGEAKDAAAKAVADGKKVVDTTKDTLATTVDNTKKAAETALNTAKDTLSSTVDTTKSTAQSVVDTGKSYATGAKDSVSSTVDSTKMSAQSTLETGKSYFDSTKDTLSSTVEAAQKSAQSAFDTGKSYVDTAKESVGVNKNASVEASKSYIDSAKDTVTSTVDSTKKAAQSTMETGKSYVDSAKDTVQSTFKSTVDTAKSTANSVVETGKSYVDTAKDSVTSTVDSTKKTATSVVDTGSSYIGAAKDTVTNTVQSTFDVTKNVAQAAVEKGTALVGTAKAPNILCSLLDTVVHAVDTTKSVAQGAVDTTKTAAQSAVDTTKSVAQNIVEKGTSLVGTARDTVASTVDSTKNVAASAADKGFGLINSAKESVTNSVNSTVDTSKSVATSAYDKGTSYVSSAKDTVSSTIDSTKNVAASAVDKGVSLVGSAKDSVTNTLYGTVDASKNVASSVYEKGSSLVGAAKDTVASTLDTTKNVASSAVEKGSSLVGSAKDSVSSTVQNTVDTTKNVASAVYDKSASLVTGAKDTVSSVVSGDSNDTINTTVDHTKKAAEDAKEKARLAAEAAKEEATRVANAAVEESKKAAEKAAADASNAVHSTVDNTLKRMEAAADEGLKNAGHVVDGKLKDADKYLNEKRENLVSNLTSTANDGADAAAGLLSKGLTQFSK is encoded by the exons GTGCGTTCCGAAGCATCGGAGAGAAAACAGCATCCCTCTTCGAGAGGAAGAAGAAGGATGCTGAGCAGCTCGCCCAAGAGAAAGCAGCTGAGGCCGCCCACGTTGTCGAAGAGCAGGTGAAGAAGACTGGTGAACTGATCGCTGGTGCTGAGAAGAGCGCTAATGATGCTGCTAACTCAG CATCTGAAACGAAGCAATCGGCTATTGATGCTCTTGACAAGGAGCTGTCGAAGGTGTCCTTAGCTGCTGGTGAGGCCAAGGACGCGGCAGCGAAGGCAGTAGCTGACGGCAAGAAGGTCGTTGACACCACCAAAG ATACGCTAGCAACGACAGTTGATAACACAAAGAAAGCAGCGGAAACAGCACTGAACACAGCAAAAG ATACGCTCAGTAGCACAGTAGACACTACTAAGAGCACAGCACAGTCTGTTGTGGATACGGGAAAGAGTTACGCAACTGGGGCAAAAG ATTCTGTATCAAGTACTGTAGATAGCACAAAGATGTCCGCTCAAAGTACCTTAGAAACAGGGAAATCTTACTTCGATTCCACAAAAG ATACATTATCAAGCACAGTAGAAGCTGCACAAAAATCAGCACAATCTGCTTTTGATACTGGAAAGAGTTACGTAGATACAGCTAAAg AATCCGTAGGGGTGAACAAAAATGCAAGCGTCGAAGCAAGCAAATCGTATATAGATTCTGCCAAAG ATACTGTTACAAGCACTGTTGATAGTACAAAGAAAGCTGCTCAAAGTACAATGGAAACCGGAAAATCTTACGTTGACTCTGCTAAAG ATACCGTTCAAAGCACATTTAAGAGCACAGTAGATACAGCAAAAAGCACAGCCAATTCTGTAGTCGAAACTGGAAAATCTTACGTCGATACAGCTAAAG acTCTGTCACCAGCACTGTAGATTCTACCAAAAAAACGGCCACGTCAGTTGTCGATACTGGGTCATCATACATTGGTGCAGCTAAAG ATACTGTGACTAATACCGTACAAAGCACATTTGATGTAACAAAGAATGTTGCCCAAGCCGCTGTTGAAAAAGGCACTGCTCTTGTAGGCACCGctaaag CCCCTAACATTTTATGTTCGCTTTTAGACACCGTAGTACATGCCGTAGATACGACAAAATCTGTCGCACAAGGCGCAGTAGACACAACTAAAACTGCAGCACAAAGCGCAGTGGACACGACCAAATCTGTAGCACAAAATATTGTAGAAAAGGGCACGTCATTAGTAGGCACTGCTAGAG aCACCGTAGCAAGCACTGTTGATTCTACCAAAAATGTAGCAGCATCAGCAGCTGATAAAGGATTTGGCTTAATTAATAGTGCTAAAG aatCAGTTACAAATTCAGTCAATTCTACTGTAGATACTTCTAAATCAGTAGCAACATCTGCGTACGATAAAGGAACTTCATATGTTAGCTCCGCGAAAG ACACAGTATCTAGCACGATAGATAGTACTAAAAATGTAGCAGCGTCAGCTGTCGATAAAGGAGTTTCTTTAGTAGGAAGTGCTAAAG ATTCAGTTACAAATACATTGTACGGTACAGTAGATGCTAGTAAGAACGTGGCTTCATCCGTTTATGAAAAAGGATCCTCATTAGTTGGTGCAGCAAAAG ATACGGTAGCGAGCACTCTTGATACTACCAAAAACGTAGCGTCATCGGCAGTAGAAAAGGGCTCTTCTTTAGTTGGTAGTGCAAAAG aTTCAGTATCAAGCACAGTTCAAAATACAGTAGACACTACCAAGAATGTAGCTAGCGCAGTTTACGACAAGAGTGCGTCACTCGTTACGGGTGCAAAAG ATACGGTCTCAAGTGTGGTGTCGGGTGATTCCAATG ATACCATTAACACGACGGTAGATCACACCAAGAAGGCTGCTGAAGATGCAAAAGAGAAGGCAAGGTTGGCTGCGGAGGCAGCAAAAGAAGAGGCTACACGAGTTGCTA ATGCAGCAGTAGAAGAATCCAAGAAAGCAGCAGAAAAGGCTGCAGCAGATGCAAGCAATGCTGTTCACAGTACTGTCGACAACACATTAAAACGTATGGAAGCAGCCGCTGATGAAGGACTGAAGAATGCTGGCCACGTCGTTGATGGGAAACTTAAGGATGCCGACAAGTACCTCAATGAGAAACGTGAAAAT CTGGTCTCAAACTTGACATCAACAGCAAATGATGGCGCCGACGCGGCAGCGGGACTTCTTAGCAAAGGCCTGACTCAATTCTCTAAGTAA
- the LOC125049047 gene encoding perilipin-4 isoform X3: MFSGIADKNLGAFRSIGEKTASLFERKKKDAEQLAQEKAAEAAHVVEEQVKKTGELIAGAEKSANDAANSASETKQSAIDALDKELSKVSLAAGEAKDAAAKAVADGKKVVDTTKDTLATTVDNTKKAAETALNTAKDTLSSTVDTTKSTAQSVVDTGKSYATGAKESSDNSIEMSKEIGDSFLETTKQYVSSVKDSVSSTVDSTKMSAQSTLETGKSYFDSTKDSVTNTIQSTVDTTKQTAQSAVDTGKSYVTSAKDTLSSTVEAAQKSAQSAFDTGKSYVDTAKESVGVNKNASVEASKSYIDSAKDTVTSTVDSTKKAAQSTMETGKSYVDSAKDTVQSTFKSTVDTAKSTANSVVETGKSYVDTAKDSVTSTVDSTKKTATSVVDTGSSYIGAAKDTVTNTVQSTFDVTKNVAQAAVEKGTALVGTAKDTVVHAVDTTKSVAQGAVDTTKTAAQSAVDTTKSVAQNIVEKGTSLVGTARDTVASTVDSTKNVAASAADKGFGLINSAKESVTNSVNSTVDTSKSVATSAYDKGTSYVSSAKDTVSSTIDSTKNVAASAVDKGVSLVGSAKDSVTNTLYGTVDASKNVASSVYEKGSSLVGAAKDTVASTLDTTKNVASSAVEKGSSLVGSAKDSVSSTVQNTVDTTKNVASAVYDKSASLVTGAKDTVSSVVSGDSNDTINTTVDHTKKAAEDAKEKARLAAEAAKEEATRVANAAVEESKKAAEKAAADASNAVHSTVDNTLKRMEAAADEGLKNAGHVVDGKLKDADKYLNEKRENLVSNLTSTANDGADAAAGLLSKGLTQFSK, encoded by the exons GTGCGTTCCGAAGCATCGGAGAGAAAACAGCATCCCTCTTCGAGAGGAAGAAGAAGGATGCTGAGCAGCTCGCCCAAGAGAAAGCAGCTGAGGCCGCCCACGTTGTCGAAGAGCAGGTGAAGAAGACTGGTGAACTGATCGCTGGTGCTGAGAAGAGCGCTAATGATGCTGCTAACTCAG CATCTGAAACGAAGCAATCGGCTATTGATGCTCTTGACAAGGAGCTGTCGAAGGTGTCCTTAGCTGCTGGTGAGGCCAAGGACGCGGCAGCGAAGGCAGTAGCTGACGGCAAGAAGGTCGTTGACACCACCAAAG ATACGCTAGCAACGACAGTTGATAACACAAAGAAAGCAGCGGAAACAGCACTGAACACAGCAAAAG ATACGCTCAGTAGCACAGTAGACACTACTAAGAGCACAGCACAGTCTGTTGTGGATACGGGAAAGAGTTACGCAACTGGGGCAAAAG aaAGTTCTGATAATTCAATAGAAATGTCCAAGGAAATTGGAGATTCGTTTTTAGAGACAACTAAACAATATGTCTCTAGTGTTAAAG ATTCTGTATCAAGTACTGTAGATAGCACAAAGATGTCCGCTCAAAGTACCTTAGAAACAGGGAAATCTTACTTCGATTCCACAAAAG actcCGTTACAAATACTATTCAATCAACGGTAGACACGACAAAGCAAACGGCTCAATCAGCCGTTGATACGGGAAAATCATATGTCACTAGTGCCAAAG ATACATTATCAAGCACAGTAGAAGCTGCACAAAAATCAGCACAATCTGCTTTTGATACTGGAAAGAGTTACGTAGATACAGCTAAAg AATCCGTAGGGGTGAACAAAAATGCAAGCGTCGAAGCAAGCAAATCGTATATAGATTCTGCCAAAG ATACTGTTACAAGCACTGTTGATAGTACAAAGAAAGCTGCTCAAAGTACAATGGAAACCGGAAAATCTTACGTTGACTCTGCTAAAG ATACCGTTCAAAGCACATTTAAGAGCACAGTAGATACAGCAAAAAGCACAGCCAATTCTGTAGTCGAAACTGGAAAATCTTACGTCGATACAGCTAAAG acTCTGTCACCAGCACTGTAGATTCTACCAAAAAAACGGCCACGTCAGTTGTCGATACTGGGTCATCATACATTGGTGCAGCTAAAG ATACTGTGACTAATACCGTACAAAGCACATTTGATGTAACAAAGAATGTTGCCCAAGCCGCTGTTGAAAAAGGCACTGCTCTTGTAGGCACCGctaaag ACACCGTAGTACATGCCGTAGATACGACAAAATCTGTCGCACAAGGCGCAGTAGACACAACTAAAACTGCAGCACAAAGCGCAGTGGACACGACCAAATCTGTAGCACAAAATATTGTAGAAAAGGGCACGTCATTAGTAGGCACTGCTAGAG aCACCGTAGCAAGCACTGTTGATTCTACCAAAAATGTAGCAGCATCAGCAGCTGATAAAGGATTTGGCTTAATTAATAGTGCTAAAG aatCAGTTACAAATTCAGTCAATTCTACTGTAGATACTTCTAAATCAGTAGCAACATCTGCGTACGATAAAGGAACTTCATATGTTAGCTCCGCGAAAG ACACAGTATCTAGCACGATAGATAGTACTAAAAATGTAGCAGCGTCAGCTGTCGATAAAGGAGTTTCTTTAGTAGGAAGTGCTAAAG ATTCAGTTACAAATACATTGTACGGTACAGTAGATGCTAGTAAGAACGTGGCTTCATCCGTTTATGAAAAAGGATCCTCATTAGTTGGTGCAGCAAAAG ATACGGTAGCGAGCACTCTTGATACTACCAAAAACGTAGCGTCATCGGCAGTAGAAAAGGGCTCTTCTTTAGTTGGTAGTGCAAAAG aTTCAGTATCAAGCACAGTTCAAAATACAGTAGACACTACCAAGAATGTAGCTAGCGCAGTTTACGACAAGAGTGCGTCACTCGTTACGGGTGCAAAAG ATACGGTCTCAAGTGTGGTGTCGGGTGATTCCAATG ATACCATTAACACGACGGTAGATCACACCAAGAAGGCTGCTGAAGATGCAAAAGAGAAGGCAAGGTTGGCTGCGGAGGCAGCAAAAGAAGAGGCTACACGAGTTGCTA ATGCAGCAGTAGAAGAATCCAAGAAAGCAGCAGAAAAGGCTGCAGCAGATGCAAGCAATGCTGTTCACAGTACTGTCGACAACACATTAAAACGTATGGAAGCAGCCGCTGATGAAGGACTGAAGAATGCTGGCCACGTCGTTGATGGGAAACTTAAGGATGCCGACAAGTACCTCAATGAGAAACGTGAAAAT CTGGTCTCAAACTTGACATCAACAGCAAATGATGGCGCCGACGCGGCAGCGGGACTTCTTAGCAAAGGCCTGACTCAATTCTCTAAGTAA
- the LOC125049047 gene encoding perilipin-4 isoform X36, producing MFSGIADKNLGAFRSIGEKTASLFERKKKDAEQLAQEKAAEAAHVVEEQVKKTGELIAGAEKSANDAANSASETKQSAIDALDKELSKVSLAAGEAKDAAAKAVADGKKVVDTTKDTLATTVDNTKKAAETALNTAKDTLSSTVDTTKSTAQSVVDTGKSYATGAKESSDNSIEMSKEIGDSFLETTKQYVSSVKDSVSSTVDSTKMSAQSTLETGKSYFDSTKDSVTNTIQSTVDTTKQTAQSAVDTGKSYVTSAKDTLSSTVEAAQKSAQSAFDTGKSYVDTAKESVGVNKNASVEASKSYIDSAKDTVTSTVDSTKKAAQSTMETGKSYVDSAKDTVQSTFKSTVDTAKSTANSVVETGKSYVDTAKDSVTSTVDSTKKTATSVVDTGSSYIGAAKDTVTNTVQSTFDVTKNVAQAAVEKGTALVGTAKAPNILCSLLDTVVHAVDTTKSVAQGAVDTTKTAAQSAVDTTKSVAQNIVEKGTSLVGTARDTVASTVDSTKNVAASAADKGFGLINSAKDSVTNTLYGTVDASKNVASSVYEKGSSLVGAAKDSVSSTVQNTVDTTKNVASAVYDKSASLVTGAKDTVSSVVSGDSNDTINTTVDHTKKAAEDAKEKARLAAEAAKEEATRVANAAVEESKKAAEKAAADASNAVHSTVDNTLKRMEAAADEGLKNAGHVVDGKLKDADKYLNEKRENLVSNLTSTANDGADAAAGLLSKGLTQFSK from the exons GTGCGTTCCGAAGCATCGGAGAGAAAACAGCATCCCTCTTCGAGAGGAAGAAGAAGGATGCTGAGCAGCTCGCCCAAGAGAAAGCAGCTGAGGCCGCCCACGTTGTCGAAGAGCAGGTGAAGAAGACTGGTGAACTGATCGCTGGTGCTGAGAAGAGCGCTAATGATGCTGCTAACTCAG CATCTGAAACGAAGCAATCGGCTATTGATGCTCTTGACAAGGAGCTGTCGAAGGTGTCCTTAGCTGCTGGTGAGGCCAAGGACGCGGCAGCGAAGGCAGTAGCTGACGGCAAGAAGGTCGTTGACACCACCAAAG ATACGCTAGCAACGACAGTTGATAACACAAAGAAAGCAGCGGAAACAGCACTGAACACAGCAAAAG ATACGCTCAGTAGCACAGTAGACACTACTAAGAGCACAGCACAGTCTGTTGTGGATACGGGAAAGAGTTACGCAACTGGGGCAAAAG aaAGTTCTGATAATTCAATAGAAATGTCCAAGGAAATTGGAGATTCGTTTTTAGAGACAACTAAACAATATGTCTCTAGTGTTAAAG ATTCTGTATCAAGTACTGTAGATAGCACAAAGATGTCCGCTCAAAGTACCTTAGAAACAGGGAAATCTTACTTCGATTCCACAAAAG actcCGTTACAAATACTATTCAATCAACGGTAGACACGACAAAGCAAACGGCTCAATCAGCCGTTGATACGGGAAAATCATATGTCACTAGTGCCAAAG ATACATTATCAAGCACAGTAGAAGCTGCACAAAAATCAGCACAATCTGCTTTTGATACTGGAAAGAGTTACGTAGATACAGCTAAAg AATCCGTAGGGGTGAACAAAAATGCAAGCGTCGAAGCAAGCAAATCGTATATAGATTCTGCCAAAG ATACTGTTACAAGCACTGTTGATAGTACAAAGAAAGCTGCTCAAAGTACAATGGAAACCGGAAAATCTTACGTTGACTCTGCTAAAG ATACCGTTCAAAGCACATTTAAGAGCACAGTAGATACAGCAAAAAGCACAGCCAATTCTGTAGTCGAAACTGGAAAATCTTACGTCGATACAGCTAAAG acTCTGTCACCAGCACTGTAGATTCTACCAAAAAAACGGCCACGTCAGTTGTCGATACTGGGTCATCATACATTGGTGCAGCTAAAG ATACTGTGACTAATACCGTACAAAGCACATTTGATGTAACAAAGAATGTTGCCCAAGCCGCTGTTGAAAAAGGCACTGCTCTTGTAGGCACCGctaaag CCCCTAACATTTTATGTTCGCTTTTAGACACCGTAGTACATGCCGTAGATACGACAAAATCTGTCGCACAAGGCGCAGTAGACACAACTAAAACTGCAGCACAAAGCGCAGTGGACACGACCAAATCTGTAGCACAAAATATTGTAGAAAAGGGCACGTCATTAGTAGGCACTGCTAGAG aCACCGTAGCAAGCACTGTTGATTCTACCAAAAATGTAGCAGCATCAGCAGCTGATAAAGGATTTGGCTTAATTAATAGTGCTAAAG ATTCAGTTACAAATACATTGTACGGTACAGTAGATGCTAGTAAGAACGTGGCTTCATCCGTTTATGAAAAAGGATCCTCATTAGTTGGTGCAGCAAAAG aTTCAGTATCAAGCACAGTTCAAAATACAGTAGACACTACCAAGAATGTAGCTAGCGCAGTTTACGACAAGAGTGCGTCACTCGTTACGGGTGCAAAAG ATACGGTCTCAAGTGTGGTGTCGGGTGATTCCAATG ATACCATTAACACGACGGTAGATCACACCAAGAAGGCTGCTGAAGATGCAAAAGAGAAGGCAAGGTTGGCTGCGGAGGCAGCAAAAGAAGAGGCTACACGAGTTGCTA ATGCAGCAGTAGAAGAATCCAAGAAAGCAGCAGAAAAGGCTGCAGCAGATGCAAGCAATGCTGTTCACAGTACTGTCGACAACACATTAAAACGTATGGAAGCAGCCGCTGATGAAGGACTGAAGAATGCTGGCCACGTCGTTGATGGGAAACTTAAGGATGCCGACAAGTACCTCAATGAGAAACGTGAAAAT CTGGTCTCAAACTTGACATCAACAGCAAATGATGGCGCCGACGCGGCAGCGGGACTTCTTAGCAAAGGCCTGACTCAATTCTCTAAGTAA
- the LOC125049047 gene encoding perilipin-4 isoform X32 has translation MFSGIADKNLGAFRSIGEKTASLFERKKKDAEQLAQEKAAEAAHVVEEQVKKTGELIAGAEKSANDAANSASETKQSAIDALDKELSKVSLAAGEAKDAAAKAVADGKKVVDTTKDTLATTVDNTKKAAETALNTAKDTLSSTVDTTKSTAQSVVDTGKSYATGAKESSDNSIEMSKEIGDSFLETTKQYVSSVKDSVSSTVDSTKMSAQSTLETGKSYFDSTKDTVTSTVDSTKKAAQSTMETGKSYVDSAKDTVQSTFKSTVDTAKSTANSVVETGKSYVDTAKDSVTSTVDSTKKTATSVVDTGSSYIGAAKDTVTNTVQSTFDVTKNVAQAAVEKGTALVGTAKAPNILCSLLDTVVHAVDTTKSVAQGAVDTTKTAAQSAVDTTKSVAQNIVEKGTSLVGTARDTVASTVDSTKNVAASAADKGFGLINSAKESVTNSVNSTVDTSKSVATSAYDKGTSYVSSAKDTVSSTIDSTKNVAASAVDKGVSLVGSAKDSVTNTLYGTVDASKNVASSVYEKGSSLVGAAKDTVASTLDTTKNVASSAVEKGSSLVGSAKDSVSSTVQNTVDTTKNVASAVYDKSASLVTGAKDTVSSVVSGDSNDTINTTVDHTKKAAEDAKEKARLAAEAAKEEATRVANAAVEESKKAAEKAAADASNAVHSTVDNTLKRMEAAADEGLKNAGHVVDGKLKDADKYLNEKRENLVSNLTSTANDGADAAAGLLSKGLTQFSK, from the exons GTGCGTTCCGAAGCATCGGAGAGAAAACAGCATCCCTCTTCGAGAGGAAGAAGAAGGATGCTGAGCAGCTCGCCCAAGAGAAAGCAGCTGAGGCCGCCCACGTTGTCGAAGAGCAGGTGAAGAAGACTGGTGAACTGATCGCTGGTGCTGAGAAGAGCGCTAATGATGCTGCTAACTCAG CATCTGAAACGAAGCAATCGGCTATTGATGCTCTTGACAAGGAGCTGTCGAAGGTGTCCTTAGCTGCTGGTGAGGCCAAGGACGCGGCAGCGAAGGCAGTAGCTGACGGCAAGAAGGTCGTTGACACCACCAAAG ATACGCTAGCAACGACAGTTGATAACACAAAGAAAGCAGCGGAAACAGCACTGAACACAGCAAAAG ATACGCTCAGTAGCACAGTAGACACTACTAAGAGCACAGCACAGTCTGTTGTGGATACGGGAAAGAGTTACGCAACTGGGGCAAAAG aaAGTTCTGATAATTCAATAGAAATGTCCAAGGAAATTGGAGATTCGTTTTTAGAGACAACTAAACAATATGTCTCTAGTGTTAAAG ATTCTGTATCAAGTACTGTAGATAGCACAAAGATGTCCGCTCAAAGTACCTTAGAAACAGGGAAATCTTACTTCGATTCCACAAAAG ATACTGTTACAAGCACTGTTGATAGTACAAAGAAAGCTGCTCAAAGTACAATGGAAACCGGAAAATCTTACGTTGACTCTGCTAAAG ATACCGTTCAAAGCACATTTAAGAGCACAGTAGATACAGCAAAAAGCACAGCCAATTCTGTAGTCGAAACTGGAAAATCTTACGTCGATACAGCTAAAG acTCTGTCACCAGCACTGTAGATTCTACCAAAAAAACGGCCACGTCAGTTGTCGATACTGGGTCATCATACATTGGTGCAGCTAAAG ATACTGTGACTAATACCGTACAAAGCACATTTGATGTAACAAAGAATGTTGCCCAAGCCGCTGTTGAAAAAGGCACTGCTCTTGTAGGCACCGctaaag CCCCTAACATTTTATGTTCGCTTTTAGACACCGTAGTACATGCCGTAGATACGACAAAATCTGTCGCACAAGGCGCAGTAGACACAACTAAAACTGCAGCACAAAGCGCAGTGGACACGACCAAATCTGTAGCACAAAATATTGTAGAAAAGGGCACGTCATTAGTAGGCACTGCTAGAG aCACCGTAGCAAGCACTGTTGATTCTACCAAAAATGTAGCAGCATCAGCAGCTGATAAAGGATTTGGCTTAATTAATAGTGCTAAAG aatCAGTTACAAATTCAGTCAATTCTACTGTAGATACTTCTAAATCAGTAGCAACATCTGCGTACGATAAAGGAACTTCATATGTTAGCTCCGCGAAAG ACACAGTATCTAGCACGATAGATAGTACTAAAAATGTAGCAGCGTCAGCTGTCGATAAAGGAGTTTCTTTAGTAGGAAGTGCTAAAG ATTCAGTTACAAATACATTGTACGGTACAGTAGATGCTAGTAAGAACGTGGCTTCATCCGTTTATGAAAAAGGATCCTCATTAGTTGGTGCAGCAAAAG ATACGGTAGCGAGCACTCTTGATACTACCAAAAACGTAGCGTCATCGGCAGTAGAAAAGGGCTCTTCTTTAGTTGGTAGTGCAAAAG aTTCAGTATCAAGCACAGTTCAAAATACAGTAGACACTACCAAGAATGTAGCTAGCGCAGTTTACGACAAGAGTGCGTCACTCGTTACGGGTGCAAAAG ATACGGTCTCAAGTGTGGTGTCGGGTGATTCCAATG ATACCATTAACACGACGGTAGATCACACCAAGAAGGCTGCTGAAGATGCAAAAGAGAAGGCAAGGTTGGCTGCGGAGGCAGCAAAAGAAGAGGCTACACGAGTTGCTA ATGCAGCAGTAGAAGAATCCAAGAAAGCAGCAGAAAAGGCTGCAGCAGATGCAAGCAATGCTGTTCACAGTACTGTCGACAACACATTAAAACGTATGGAAGCAGCCGCTGATGAAGGACTGAAGAATGCTGGCCACGTCGTTGATGGGAAACTTAAGGATGCCGACAAGTACCTCAATGAGAAACGTGAAAAT CTGGTCTCAAACTTGACATCAACAGCAAATGATGGCGCCGACGCGGCAGCGGGACTTCTTAGCAAAGGCCTGACTCAATTCTCTAAGTAA